In Aegilops tauschii subsp. strangulata cultivar AL8/78 chromosome 3, Aet v6.0, whole genome shotgun sequence, one genomic interval encodes:
- the LOC109739454 gene encoding uncharacterized protein, with the protein MSKRGRGVWDVELGSLDTARLLMLLAQQRQHQHHQSGVAGAPQAMGGGRMFECKTCNRQFPTFQALGGHRASHKRPRLHHTPPQHALVRVDDDAALCLGRRAPQAPPQPARPRVHECPVCGLEFAVGQALGGHMRRHRVEAEAEAGANAPSSKAAAATEMVVASCDDGGICLDLNLTPSENCGKCKSAAVLRAATGQGVHKALGGHMRGHQAEAEAKAHASSGKECWDKSGKRQPYGRLEDSNISISIC; encoded by the coding sequence ATGAGCAAGAGAGGCAGGGGCGTGTGGGACGTGGAGCTGGGCAGCCTAGACACGGCCCGCCTGCTCATGCTCCTGGCGCAGCAGCGCCAGCATCAGCACCACCAGAGCGGCGTCGCCGGGGCGCCGCAGGCAATGGGCGGCGGCCGCATGTTCGAGTGCAAGACGTGCAACCGGCAGTTCCCCACGTTCCAGGCGCTCGGGGGACACCGCGCCAGCCACAAGCGCCCTAGGCTGCACCACACACCCCCGCAGCACGCGCTCGTCCGCGTCGACGACGACGCAGCGCTCTGCCTCGGCCGCCGGGCTCCCCAGGCGCCGCCGCAGCCGGCAAGGCCGAGGGTGCACGAGTGCCCCGTCTGCGGGCTCGAGTTCGCCGTCGGCCAGGCGCTGGGTGGGCACATGCGCCGGCACCgcgttgaagccgaggccgaggccgGGGCCAACGCCCCGAGCAGCAAGGCGGCAGCGGCGACCGAGATGGTGGTGGCCTCGTGCGACGACGGAGGGATCTGCCTGGACCTGAACCTAACGCCTTCGGAGAACTGCGGCAAATGCAAGAGCGCGGCGGTGCTCCGTGCCGCTACTGGGCAGGGTGTACATAAGGCGCTGGGCGGGCACATGCGCGGGCACCAAGCCGAGGCCGAGGCCAAGGCCCACGCGTCGAGCGGGAAGGAATGTTGGGATAAGTCGGGAAAAAGGCAACCTTATGGCAGATTGGAAGATTCTAATATCTCCATTTCAATTTGTTGA